The following nucleotide sequence is from Chryseobacterium sp. CY350.
AAATATTCTTCAGCACCATCAAAACGATGTGTTGGGTATTTCTTTGCAAACTTTCTTTTCAAGCATATTCCATATGAATATCAATAGACTATTTGTTTCAGATCAAAGATTGTTCGAGATGGTTATTTATGATTATTTGTTGAGGTATTATAAATCATTGGCGTTCGCAACCATCAAAAAAAACGAATCTTTCCTTATCACTCAATAATAAAATTATCAAATTACATGAACACCAAATCTACCCAATCAACTCCTTCGCCTGCGCCATCGCAGCCTCCGTAATTTTACTTCCGGAAAGCAATTGCGCAATTTCGTTCAACTTTTCTTCTTCATTCAAAGTAATGATAGTCGACTGCGTTTTGCCATTAATATCTTCTTTTACAACTTTATAATTATCATTTCCTTTTGCGGCAACCTGCGCTAAATGAGAAATGACGATCAACTGCATATCCTGAGACATCTCACGCATCAGATTTCCGATTTCTTCGGCAACTTTTCCGGAAACTCCGGTGTCGATTTCGTCTAAAATAAGCGTAGGAAGCATATCGCTTTCCGCAATGATTTTCTTTACCGCCAACATGACACGCGATCTTTCTCCGCCCGAAATAGCAGTCTGGATAGGCTTTAAAGGAAAACCTGAATTTGCCTGAAACAAAAGCTGAATATTTTCTTTCCCATATTGATTAAATTCCAGAGCGTCTACTAAATCTATATCTACTTTCGCTTTTTCAAGACCCAGTTTTTTAAGCAGATCTTCTGCTTTTTTAATGAAAACGGGAATGCTTTTCTTTCTGTTTTTTGAAAGTTTTTCGGCTAAAGACTGTAGAGATTTTTCTTTTTTGGCTATATTAATTTCAATCTCCGCAATAGATACTTCAATTTCTGCCGTTCCTTTTTGTTCTCCGGATAGCTGATCTCTGATTTCTTTCAATTCATTCAGATCCGAAACATTATGTTTAAGAAATAAAGCATTGATTTTATTATTCAGCTCAGAAAGTATAGCCAGATTTTCAGGATTAATTTCAATATTTTCGGTTTCATCTTCCAACTCCTGAAGAATATCTTTTAACTCAACGAAAGACCCTTCCAGTCTTTCATTCAGTTCAGAAAACGAATGAGAGACATCTGCAATTTTTGAAAGTTTATTTTTAGCTTCATTAAAGAAAGAAAGAATCCCTATTTCTTCCTGATGAAATCTCGATAGAATCTGTGCAATATTTTCAGAAATCATCCCGGCATTTTCCTGCAAAGAAAGTTGATTTTGAAGATCATCATAATCTACATCATCCAGTTTCAGATCTTCCAACTCATTTAAAAGAAACTGTTTGTAGTCGCTTTCTTTTGTGTTTTCCGATAGTTGAATCTGGAGTTTTTTTAGCTGAGCCTTTAAACTTTGAAACTCTAAAAAATCATGTTGATATTCTTCAATAAGTTTTTTATTTTCTGAAAGTCCATCAATTATTTTAAACTGATAATCTGCTGTAAAAAGATTTGACGTTTCAAACTGAGAATGAATATCGATCAATTGCGAAGTCAGC
It contains:
- a CDS encoding DNA repair protein RecN, giving the protein MLSRIYIKNFALIDALDVSLKNGLQVITGETGAGKSIILGALRLILGERADLKSISKTEEKSIVETEFELNNQFKKFFIENDLDYEHQTIIRREILPSGKSRAFINDVPVTLDVLRELTSQLIDIHSQFETSNLFTADYQFKIIDGLSENKKLIEEYQHDFLEFQSLKAQLKKLQIQLSENTKESDYKQFLLNELEDLKLDDVDYDDLQNQLSLQENAGMISENIAQILSRFHQEEIGILSFFNEAKNKLSKIADVSHSFSELNERLEGSFVELKDILQELEDETENIEINPENLAILSELNNKINALFLKHNVSDLNELKEIRDQLSGEQKGTAEIEVSIAEIEINIAKKEKSLQSLAEKLSKNRKKSIPVFIKKAEDLLKKLGLEKAKVDIDLVDALEFNQYGKENIQLLFQANSGFPLKPIQTAISGGERSRVMLAVKKIIAESDMLPTLILDEIDTGVSGKVAEEIGNLMREMSQDMQLIVISHLAQVAAKGNDNYKVVKEDINGKTQSTIITLNEEEKLNEIAQLLSGSKITEAAMAQAKELIG